The Microbacterium sp. LWH7-1.2 genome window below encodes:
- the phoU gene encoding phosphate signaling complex protein PhoU, translated as MREVFHQSLEDVQGRLVEIAELVTVAIDKATRAFGTSDVALAEEVIEADAVIDEKAVELDELAIEILARQQPVARDLRIVVSALRMSASLERMGDIAEHIAQLTRMRFPERAIPKGLKSTFLKMGELDVEAARQLTELLRTQDGDLIDEIRNADDKLDELHVSVFEKVLSDSWQGDPSATVDATLASRYHERFGDHAVSVAKKVAYLSTGDWTSSTDSIDVAPSL; from the coding sequence ATGCGCGAAGTCTTCCACCAGTCCCTCGAGGACGTGCAGGGGCGTCTCGTCGAGATCGCCGAGCTCGTCACGGTCGCCATCGACAAGGCGACGCGCGCGTTCGGCACGAGTGACGTGGCGCTGGCGGAAGAGGTCATCGAGGCCGACGCGGTCATCGACGAGAAGGCCGTCGAGCTCGACGAGCTCGCCATCGAGATCCTCGCCCGTCAGCAGCCGGTCGCCCGCGACCTGCGCATCGTGGTCAGTGCGCTGCGCATGAGCGCGTCGCTCGAGCGCATGGGCGACATCGCCGAGCACATCGCCCAGCTCACCCGCATGCGCTTTCCCGAGCGGGCCATCCCCAAGGGCCTCAAGTCCACGTTCCTCAAGATGGGCGAACTCGACGTCGAAGCCGCTCGCCAACTCACCGAGCTGCTGCGCACGCAGGACGGCGACCTCATCGACGAGATCCGCAACGCCGACGACAAGCTCGACGAGCTGCACGTCTCGGTGTTCGAGAAGGTGCTCAGCGACAGCTGGCAGGGCGACCCGTCCGCCACGGTCGACGCCACGCTCGCGAGCCGCTACCACGAGCGCTTCGGAGACCACGCGGTGTCGGTGGCGAAGAAGGTCGCCTACCTTTCCACCGGCGACTGGACGTCGAGCACCGATTCGATCGACGTCGCTCCGTCTCTGTAG